Within Oceanicoccus sp. KOV_DT_Chl, the genomic segment CAATGAAAGAAGGCGGAGCACATATCGGTCAGCACCTCGCTAGTCATGGTTATATTGTCGCTTCTGCTAATTTCCCATTAACTAATTATTACACCAGCGGCGGCGCTATGGTGCAGGATGTGGTCAATCAACCTGCGGATGTCAGCTTTATCATTGACAGTTTATTGCAGTGGAGTCATTCGCCAGATCATTTATTTTCTAACAGTATTGATGAGCAGCGAATTGGCGCTACCGGTATTTCCCTGGGTGGCATGACCACCACGATGGCGGCCTATCATCCAGAGAAACGCGACCCAAGAATTAAAGTAGCCGCTTCAATTGCCGGGCCATTAAGTATGTTTGGTCGCGACTTTTTTGCACATCATACTATACCGTTTATGATGCTGGCAGCGGATATTGATGCCTTGGTAGAGTATCAGGATAACGCATTACCCGTTTTGGATAGAGTGAAAGCGGCGCATCTGGTAACGGTTACCAATGCCTCACATACGGGCTTTGCAGCGCCAGCAAAATACTTGCGCTGGTTAGATAACCCTGACAGCGTAGGTTGCAAGCAGGTGTTGAGCCAAATTGATTTAACAGCAGATGACGATTCCTGGCACCACCTTATAGGTACTGAACAACAGGGAATTATTTACGAACCGATGAAGCCCCTGTGTAGTAAAATGCCGTTGCCGTCAGCAATGAATGTATTGCGGCAGCATATGATCACTAAAGTAGCCATTCTTAGCTTTTTCCAATCACAATTTGCCGATACTGAAGCTGAGCGCAATCGTTATCAGCACTATTTAACCCAGGAGATGGCCGCAGAATTAGCAGAAGTAAGTTATCAGCAGGCACAGATCTAAACTCTGGCATACCATTTAAATTATGGGTGCCAGAGTGCCTTATGAGTTAGTGTGAATCTTTATTGTGAGCCAGGCGATAAAGAATTGGCAGCACAAATAAAGTCAGCAGGGTTGAAGAAATAATGCCACCAATAACGACTGTCGCTAGTGGCCGTTGTACTTCAGCACCGGTGCCTGTATTTAATGCCATTGGCACAAAACCCAGGCTGGCAACTAACGCTGTCATTAGCACGGGGCGTAAACGAATCAGTGCGCCATCAATTATCGCGAGCAACAAATCACCTTTTTCATGCCAAAGATCGCGGATAAATGCCAGCATCACCAGGCCATTTAATACTGCTACCCCCGACAGCGCGATAAAACCAACCCCTGCAGAAATGGATAAAGGCATATCTCTCAGCCACAGCGCGATAACACCACCGGTTAATGCCAGCGGCACACCAGTGAAAATAATGGCGGCATCTTTGATGGAATTAAACGCCATCACTAATAGTCCTAGAATAATCGCTAAGGTAATTGGAACAACGATCGATAATCTCTGGCTGGCAGATTCCAGCTGTTCAAAGGTACCACCATAATCCAGCCAATAACCGGCGGGCAATTTAACTTGCGTTGCAATATTTTCTTTTGCTTCACTGACAAAGGAACCCAGATCCCGGTCACGTATATTGGCGGTTACTACGATTCGCCGTTTACCATTTTCGCGGCTTATTTGATTAGGAGCAGGTGCTATTTCCAAGGTGGCAACTTCCGCCAGCGGTATATAGCCGCCGCCAGGTATTAATACGGGTAAGTTTTGTAAATAATCAAAATCCCGGCGCCGCTCTTCGGCAAGTCTAACGACTAACTGAAAGCGCCGATCACCTTCAAAAATTAATCCAGTTGCTTCACCGCCAATGGCGGTAGCAACCAAATCCTGCAGTTGATCAATGCTGAGCCCATAGCGCGCTAGCGCTAAGCGTTTAGGGACAACCGATAACATTGGCAAACCGGTGACTTGTTCTACGCGTGCGTCACGGGCACCGGGCATA encodes:
- a CDS encoding CocE/NonD family hydrolase, with protein sequence MIKKVLFSLSALLIIGAIIFITGKQPEPFVADSKSAEILKSGPYAVGSYTENLADNYRGTQANGDVMGMDIRNLDTVIWYPEQQGKIAPGQHPLIIYSHGFMSMKEGGAHIGQHLASHGYIVASANFPLTNYYTSGGAMVQDVVNQPADVSFIIDSLLQWSHSPDHLFSNSIDEQRIGATGISLGGMTTTMAAYHPEKRDPRIKVAASIAGPLSMFGRDFFAHHTIPFMMLAADIDALVEYQDNALPVLDRVKAAHLVTVTNASHTGFAAPAKYLRWLDNPDSVGCKQVLSQIDLTADDDSWHHLIGTEQQGIIYEPMKPLCSKMPLPSAMNVLRQHMITKVAILSFFQSQFADTEAERNRYQHYLTQEMAAELAEVSYQQAQI